A window of Phyllopteryx taeniolatus isolate TA_2022b chromosome 19, UOR_Ptae_1.2, whole genome shotgun sequence contains these coding sequences:
- the ube2ib gene encoding SUMO-conjugating enzyme UBC9-A: protein MSGIALSRLAQERKAWRKDHPFGFVAVPTKNPDGTMNLMNWECAIPGKKGTPWEGGLFKLRMLFKDDYPSSPPKCKFEPPLFHPNVYPSGTVCLSILEEDKDWRPAITIKQILLGIQELLNEPNIQDPAQAEAYTIYCQNRVDYEKRVRSQAKKFSPS, encoded by the exons ATGTCTGGCATTGCATTGAGCCGGCTTGCCCAAGAGCGCAAAGCATGGCGGAAGGATCATCCTTTT GGATTTGTTGCTGTACCAACAAAAAACCCGGATGGAACCATGAATCTCATGAACTGGGAGTGTGCTATCCCTGGCAAAAAAGGG ACTCCGTGGGAAGGAGGCCTTTTCAAACTGCGCATGTTGTTCAAGGATGACTATCcttcatcacctccaaaat gTAAATTTGAGCCTCCTCTCTTTCATCCAAATGTGTATCCATCAGGCACAGTATGCCTTTCTATCCTAGAGGAGGACAAGGACTGGAGACCAGCCATTACAATAAAGCAG ATCCTATTAGGTATTCAGGAACTTCTAAATGAGCCTAATATCCAGGATCCTGCCCAAGCAGAGGCTTACACAATCTACTG CCAAAACAGAGTAGATTACGAAAAAAGAGTCCGATCACAAGCCAAAAAGTTCTCCCCCTCGTAA
- the LOC133469482 gene encoding interleukin-21 receptor: MAQLKLMLLLLHAGHVYGLPVAGMRVSFECDTDFVFTINCSLNLTSAQDGPHWLTFEKKYANGAYECMLSNASGGRRSCSVSTAATTPEDSSPVKTFVDYDLFRISLCGEKRSDGADRGCQMLDDSYKPAAHIKPNAPCCLAVSHNSSRRHFTWNNTYEKLLFSTLKENLKYQLCFYKRWDRHGVRVRYIDTDNREYSVADSDLEMDTEYCTKVRSAPAAAPFQGKWSDWSQEVHWRTDWANDAPVDGFLSKNAKKVSLASGVTATLVLILCCASLIRWRQGAFVPTPAPYFQSLYGECHGDFKSWVDTPANMTFTLKPEETLQVDSHEEESPARDHQAGLEYKNTNQPVRKASPARSIASSVGLPPSEEKAQCGPSGVPLIQREAPHEYCTLSVSQQPEPTTGKVTSVAVKHTGRSEYDSCNTLNTHGKDASKKLI, translated from the exons ATGGCGCAGCTCAAACTGATGCTGCTCTTATTGCACGCCGGCCACGTGTATGGACTTCCTGTTGCAG GCATGAGGGTGAGTTTTGAGTGCGACACTGACTTCGTGTTCACCATCAACTGCTCCCTGAACCTCACATCAGCACAAGATGGCCCCCACTGGCTGACCTTTGAGAAGAAATACGCAAA CGGGGCATACGAATGCATGCTGTCAAACGCCAGCGGAGGCCGCCGCTCGTGTTCCGTGTCAACCGCCGCGACCACGCCGGAGGATTCTTCTCCCGTGAAGACATTTGTGGATTACGACCTGTTTCGAATCTCGCTGTGCGGAGAAAAACGAAGTGATGGCGCTGACAGGGGCTGCCAGATGCTGGATGATAGCTACAAACCAGCGGCACATA TCAAACCGAACGCACCGTGCTGCCTCGCCGTCAGCCACAACTCCAGCCGACGCCACTTCACCTGGAACAACACCTACGAGAAACTTCTCTTCTCCACCCTGAAGGAAAACCTCAAATATCAACTCTGTTTCTACAAACGATGGGACAGACACGGC GTGAGAGTCCGTTACATCGACACAGACAATCGGGAATATTCCGTGGCTGACAGCGACCTCGAGATGGACACGGAATATTGTACCAAAGTGAGGTCCGCGCCCGCAGCGGCTCCCTTTCAGGGCAAATGGAGTGACTGGTCACAAGAGGTTCACTGGAGAACCGACTGGGCCAACG ATGCCCCAGTTGATGGCTTCCTTTCCAAAAATGCCAAAAAAGTCTCCCTTGCTTCAGGTGTGACGGCCACACTCGTCCTGATTTTGTGCTGCGCTTCACTAATAAG GTGGAGGCAAGGTGCCTTCGTCCCCACTCCAGCGCCATACTTCCAGAGTCTATACGGCGAGTGCCATGGCGATTTTAAG AGCTGGGTGGACACGCCAGCAAACATGACCTTCACGCTCAAGCCCGAGGAAACGCTCCAAGTGGACAGCCACGAGGAAGAGAGTCCAGCGCGGGACCATCAAGCAGGGCTGGAGTACAAAAACACGAATCAGCCAGTACGCAAAGCTTCTCCAGCGAGAAGCATCGCGTCGAGCGTCGGTTTACCGCCGAGTGAGGAGAAGGCGCAATGTGGGCCCAGCGGCGTTCCTCTCATCCAGAGGGAAGCTCCCCACGAATACTGCACACTGAGCGTCTCGCAGCAGCCCGAGCCGACCACGGGAAAGGTCACGAGCGTTGCGGTGAAACACACTGGGAGGTCAGAATACGATTCATGTAACACATTAAACACACATGGGAAGGATGCCTCCAAGAAATTAATTTGA